The genomic DNA GGACCTTCCCGCCTCCGACCGCCGCACCGATGCCGTTTATCTGGAGGAAGTGGCTGCGTGCGATCTCTATGTGGGTCTGTTCGGTGATGAATACGGTTATGAGGACGGGGCAGGGATCTCGCCGACGGAGCACGAGTTCAACCGGGCTACGGAGCTGGGCAAACCACGTCTGATCTACGTGAAGGGGGCCGACGACAAGGCCAAGCACCCGAAGATGCAGGCGCTCATCCGGCGGGCCTCTCCACAGTTGATCCGCCGCCGGTTTACCGATGCGGACGAACTTTGTTCGGCGTTGTATGCCAGTCTGATTGAACACCTGGAGCGTACGGGAGCCATCCAATCCCTTCCCTTCGACGAGCAGCCTTGCCGCGACGCAACACTCGACGACCTCGATGCCGAAGCAGTCCGACGATTTATTCGGGAGGCGCACCACAAGCGCCAGTTTTCGCTGTCCGAGAATACGCCGGTTGTTGATGTTCTAACCCATCTCAACCTGATTCGGGACGGACAACCTACCCAGGCAGCTATTCTTTTATTCGGCAAAGACCCACAGCGGTTTCTGTCTTGCTCGGAAGTCCGCTGCATGCATTTTCACGGCGCAGTGATTCAGCGCCCTGCGCCCTATTACCGGATTTTCAAAGGAAATCTGTTTGAACAAGTCGATCAAGCGGTAGATTTCGTGCTTTCCAAGATCGACCTGAGTGTCGGCACTCGTGCATTGAGCACGCAAGCGCCGACCCGTTACGAGCTTCCTCCGGATGTAATCCGCGAAGCTATCGTAAACGCCGTTGCCCATCGGGATTATTCGCACCAGGGCGCCATTCAGGTGTCTGTCTTTGCCGATCGACTGGAGGTGTGGAACCCGGGAGAACTCCTTGCTCCGTTGACTCTCGAACAACTGCGCAAACCGCATCGCTCGTTGACCCGCAATGCACGGGTATGCGAAGCGCTCTACCTTGCAGGCTACATCGAAAAGTATGGCACTGGGACCTTGATGATGATTCAGGAAAGCATCGAGTATTCTCTTCCGGAACCCGATTTCGACCAACCAGCCGGCGAGTTCGTGGCAACCCTCTGGCGCGACTGGCTCACAGCACATGTCCTTGCCGGCCTCGATCTGAATGACCGTCAGCATGCGGTCATCTCTCATCTGAAGGTCAGCCGGCAGATCACTAATGCCGAGTACCGGCGACTAACCGGTGCCACTGACAGGACGGCCGCCCGTGATCTGGAAGATCTGGTGAACAAGGGCCTCCTGAGTAAAACAGCCAAAACCGGGCGCGGCACTGCTTACCGCCTGGTGCAGAAACCAGCCATAAACCCGACAAACCCGACGTCCGGGAACCCGACATAAACCGGACAAAGCAGACAATGCCACCCTGGACAATCTGAAGGGGGAAGTCATGGACACTATCGGCCAGAGCGAGCGCACCACGCAGAATCGAGTGATCGCCCTTTTCAGGGACGAGCTCAACTACCGCTACTTGGGCGACCGGACCGACTACGACAACAGCAACATCGAAGAACCCCTCCTCACTGCCTACCTTGCCGAAAACGGCTATTCGCCTGCTCAGGTCAACAGCGCCATCTACAAACTCAGAACCGAAGCCGACAATCACAACCGCACCCTTTACGGGAACAATCAGGCCGTCTACAGCCTGCTGCGTTATGGCGTGCCGGTAAAGGTCGAGGCTGGGAAGGTTGCGGAGACTGTCCAGCTCATCAATTGGAAGAACCCTGAGAAAAACCAGTTCGCAATCGCCGAGGAGGTGACCCTGCGCGGGAACCACGAGCGGCGGCCCGATATCGTCCTCTATGTTAACGGCATTGCCGTCGGCGTACTGGAACTGAAGAACAGCCGTGTCTCCATAGGTGACGGCATCAGACAGAACATCTCTAACCAGCGCCCGGAGTTCAACGAGTGGTTTTTCAGCACGGTCCAGTTCATCTTCGCCGGCAACGACAGCGAGGGGCTGCAGTACGGCACCATCAGGACGGAGGAGAAGTTTTTCCTCAAGTGGAAGGAGGACGAAGAGGACAACAGCCGCTTCAAGCTCGATAAATACCTCCTCAAGATATGCCGAAAGGATCGCCTGATCGAAATCATGCACGACTTCGTGCTCTTCGACGGGGGAGTTAAAAAGCTGCCGCGCGTCCATCAGTATTTCGGCATCAAAGCGGCTCAGGAGCATGTCAGAGAACGCAAGGGGGGCATCATATGGCATACCCAGGGCTCCGGCAAAAGCATCGTCATGGTGCTCCTGGCAAAGTGGATCCTGGAGAACAATTCCCATGCCCGAGTCGCCATAATTACGGACCGAGACGAGTTGGACGAGCAGATCGAGAGGGTCTTCACGCAAGGAGGAGAGACCATCTACCGCACCAGCAGCGGGCGGGATTTGATGAGCCAGCTCGGGCAGGCAGCGCCCCGCCTGCTCTGTTCCCTGGTGCACAAGTTCGGCAGGAACGGCGTGGACGACTTCGATGCCTTCATCAAAGAGCTTGAGGCGCAGCCGACCCGGACGGTGGGTGAGTTGTTCGTCTTCGTAGACGAGTGCCATCGGACGCAAGGCGGTAAGCTCCACCGCGTCATGAAGGCGATGATGCCGAACGCCGTCTTCATCGGCTTTACCGGTACGCCTCTGCTCAAGAAGGATAAGCAGACCACCCTCGAAGTCTTCGGCAATTACATTCATACGTATAAGTTCAGCGAGGCAGTAGAGGATGAGGTAGTACTCGACCTGATCTATGAGGCACGGGACATCGACCAACGTCTCGGCTCAGTGGAGAAGATCGATGCGTGGTTCGAGGCAAAGACGAAGGGGCTGAACGACTGGCAGAAGGACGAGTTGAAGAAGCAATGGGGGACGATGCAGAAGGTGTTGAGCTCGAAGTCCCGCATGGACCGGGTCGTCAGCGACATCCTCTTCGACTTCAGCGTCAAACCGCGACTCAGCAGCGAACGGGGCAATGCCATTTTGGTTTCACAGCGAATCTACGAGGCCTGCAAGTACTTCACGCTGTTACAGAAGACTCCACTTAGGGGCAAATGCGCACTCGTGACCTCCTATAATCCGCAGACGAGAGATATCACGCTGGAGGATACCGGGGAGAACAGCGAGACCGACAAGGAGTTCATCTACAATACTTATACTGACCTGTTGAAGGACGTGGTTCCGGATACGGGGAAAACAAAGACGGAAACATACGAGGATAAGGCGAAGCTTCTCTTCATAAAGGAGCCGGCCAACATGAAACTCCTTGTGGTCGTGGACAAGCTTCTAACGGGGTTTGACGCCCCTTCCTGTACCTACCTCTACATCGACAAGTCAATGCAGGATCACGGCCTGTTCCAGGCCATCTGCCGCACGAACCGGCTCGACGGTGAGGACAAGGATTTCGGGTACGTCGTCGATTATAAAGACCTGTTCAAGAAATTGGTCAATGACAAGGGGACCGGCGCTCTTCAAGTCTATACCTCGGAACTCGATCATAGTGCCGGTGGGGTTGATCCCGATGTTCTCCTGCAGGACCGCCTCAAGAAAGGGAAGGAGCGGCTCGACAACGCGCTTGAAGCACTTGCTCTCCTGTGCGAGCCGGTGGACCCACCCAAGGGGGAACTGGAGCATATCCATTACTTCTGCGGAAACACAGAGATTGAGACAGACCTCGAAGAACGGGAGCCTCAGCGGGCCGCTCTCTACATGGGTAGTGCCGCCCTCGTACGTGCCTACGCGAATATTGCCGATGAGCTTGAGACTGCCGGTTATGATGAGGGTAAAATAAAGAAGATCAAGCGAGAGCTTGAGCATTACCTGAACCTCCGGGAGATCATTAGGAAGGCGAGCGGCGAAACACTCGATCTGAAGGCGTACGAAGCCGACATGCGGCACCTTATCGACACCTACATCGAGGCAGCTGAACCGAGGAAGATTTCCCCCTTTGACGACATGCCATTGCTTGAGTTGATCGTGAAGAGTGGCATTGCTGACGCCATTGCGACGCAGCTCAGCTCATTCAAAGGTGACAAAAACGCAATTGCCGAAACCATTGAAAACAACGTCCGCAGGAAAATCATCAAGGAGCATTTCAGCGACCCGGCGTACTTCGATAAAATGTCCGCGCTGTTGGACGAGATCATTGGTCTCCGCAAGGCAAAGGCTATTGAGTACGAGGAATATCTGAAACGGATTGCCGAACTGGCTAAACAGGTCGAGGCAGGGCAGGGCGGGAATGTGCCTGCAGTTCTTGATACTCCAGGTCGACGTGCCCTTTACAATAATCTGTTGAAAGCAAGCCCTTCCGGAGTCGCAGACCACTCTCCCGAATGGGAAGGTAAGGATGCCGTGCTTGAATTGACGATTAAAATAGACAAAACCGTGAAGGAAGTGAGGCCGGATGGCTGGCGGGGAGTGCAGGCCCGAGAACAGGTGATAAAGGCTGCACTTTATGGCGTATTGCAGGATGCAGCCGAGGTAGAGCGGATCTTTACGATAGTAGAGAAGCATAGGGAATACTGATGGTCGCAAGGTTAGATCTTGGTGACATAACCGTGGATGTGGTCAAGAAAGACATCAAGAACATCCACCTGAGTGTGTACCCTCCTGTAGGGAAGGTCCGTATATCGGCCCCGCTTAGAATGGATCTCGATACCATCCGCGTCTTTGCTATTAGCAAGCTCGGCTGGATAAAAA from Geobacter sp. DSM 9736 includes the following:
- a CDS encoding DUF4062 domain-containing protein, whose product is MRKKRLFISSVQKEFEAERSALRDYLHADPLLRRFFDVFLFEDLPASDRRTDAVYLEEVAACDLYVGLFGDEYGYEDGAGISPTEHEFNRATELGKPRLIYVKGADDKAKHPKMQALIRRASPQLIRRRFTDADELCSALYASLIEHLERTGAIQSLPFDEQPCRDATLDDLDAEAVRRFIREAHHKRQFSLSENTPVVDVLTHLNLIRDGQPTQAAILLFGKDPQRFLSCSEVRCMHFHGAVIQRPAPYYRIFKGNLFEQVDQAVDFVLSKIDLSVGTRALSTQAPTRYELPPDVIREAIVNAVAHRDYSHQGAIQVSVFADRLEVWNPGELLAPLTLEQLRKPHRSLTRNARVCEALYLAGYIEKYGTGTLMMIQESIEYSLPEPDFDQPAGEFVATLWRDWLTAHVLAGLDLNDRQHAVISHLKVSRQITNAEYRRLTGATDRTAARDLEDLVNKGLLSKTAKTGRGTAYRLVQKPAINPTNPTSGNPT
- a CDS encoding type I restriction endonuclease subunit R, with the translated sequence MDTIGQSERTTQNRVIALFRDELNYRYLGDRTDYDNSNIEEPLLTAYLAENGYSPAQVNSAIYKLRTEADNHNRTLYGNNQAVYSLLRYGVPVKVEAGKVAETVQLINWKNPEKNQFAIAEEVTLRGNHERRPDIVLYVNGIAVGVLELKNSRVSIGDGIRQNISNQRPEFNEWFFSTVQFIFAGNDSEGLQYGTIRTEEKFFLKWKEDEEDNSRFKLDKYLLKICRKDRLIEIMHDFVLFDGGVKKLPRVHQYFGIKAAQEHVRERKGGIIWHTQGSGKSIVMVLLAKWILENNSHARVAIITDRDELDEQIERVFTQGGETIYRTSSGRDLMSQLGQAAPRLLCSLVHKFGRNGVDDFDAFIKELEAQPTRTVGELFVFVDECHRTQGGKLHRVMKAMMPNAVFIGFTGTPLLKKDKQTTLEVFGNYIHTYKFSEAVEDEVVLDLIYEARDIDQRLGSVEKIDAWFEAKTKGLNDWQKDELKKQWGTMQKVLSSKSRMDRVVSDILFDFSVKPRLSSERGNAILVSQRIYEACKYFTLLQKTPLRGKCALVTSYNPQTRDITLEDTGENSETDKEFIYNTYTDLLKDVVPDTGKTKTETYEDKAKLLFIKEPANMKLLVVVDKLLTGFDAPSCTYLYIDKSMQDHGLFQAICRTNRLDGEDKDFGYVVDYKDLFKKLVNDKGTGALQVYTSELDHSAGGVDPDVLLQDRLKKGKERLDNALEALALLCEPVDPPKGELEHIHYFCGNTEIETDLEEREPQRAALYMGSAALVRAYANIADELETAGYDEGKIKKIKRELEHYLNLREIIRKASGETLDLKAYEADMRHLIDTYIEAAEPRKISPFDDMPLLELIVKSGIADAIATQLSSFKGDKNAIAETIENNVRRKIIKEHFSDPAYFDKMSALLDEIIGLRKAKAIEYEEYLKRIAELAKQVEAGQGGNVPAVLDTPGRRALYNNLLKASPSGVADHSPEWEGKDAVLELTIKIDKTVKEVRPDGWRGVQAREQVIKAALYGVLQDAAEVERIFTIVEKHREY